A region of Pseudomonas sp. Marseille-Q3773 DNA encodes the following proteins:
- a CDS encoding ABC transporter permease subunit (The N-terminal region of this protein, as described by TIGR01726, is a three transmembrane segment that identifies a subfamily of ABC transporter permease subunits, which specificities that include histidine, arginine, glutamine, glutamate, L-cystine (sic), the opines (in Agrobacterium) octopine and nopaline, etc.), whose translation MDMDFSEIIPALPALWEGMVMTLQLMIMGVVGGIVLGTILALMRLSSNKLLSNLAGAYVNYFRSIPLLLVITWFYLAVPFVLRWITGEDTPVGAFTSCVVAFMMFEAAYFCEIVRAGVQSISKGQMGAAQALGMTYGQTMRLIILPQAFRKMTPLLLQQSIILFQDTSLVYTVGLVDFLNSARSNGDIIGRSHEFLIFAGVVYFLISFSASWLVKRLQKRIAV comes from the coding sequence ATGGACATGGATTTCAGCGAAATCATCCCGGCCCTGCCCGCCCTGTGGGAAGGCATGGTCATGACCCTGCAGCTGATGATCATGGGTGTGGTCGGCGGTATTGTGCTGGGGACCATCCTGGCCCTGATGCGCCTGTCGTCGAACAAGCTGCTGTCGAACCTGGCCGGTGCCTACGTCAACTACTTCCGCTCGATCCCGCTGCTGCTGGTCATCACCTGGTTCTACCTGGCGGTGCCGTTCGTGCTGCGCTGGATTACCGGCGAGGACACCCCGGTCGGTGCCTTCACCTCGTGCGTGGTGGCATTCATGATGTTCGAGGCCGCGTACTTCTGCGAAATCGTCCGCGCCGGCGTGCAGTCGATCTCCAAGGGCCAGATGGGCGCCGCACAGGCGCTGGGCATGACCTACGGCCAGACCATGCGCCTGATCATCCTGCCCCAGGCCTTCCGCAAGATGACCCCGCTGCTGCTGCAGCAGAGCATCATCCTGTTCCAGGACACCTCGCTGGTATATACCGTGGGCCTGGTGGACTTCCTCAACTCGGCACGCTCCAACGGTGACATCATCGGGCGCTCCCATGAGTTCCTGATCTTCGCCGGTGTCGTGTATTTCCTCATCAGCTTCTCCGCTTCGTGGCTGGTCAAGCGCCTGCAAAAAAGGATCGCCGTATGA
- a CDS encoding glutamate/aspartate ABC transporter substrate-binding protein, translating into MRIVRQLLGAAIAAAVIASPAMAEELTGTLKKIKDSGTITLGHRDSSIPFSYLAGKPEPVGYSHDIQLAVVEALKKQLGTDIKVRYNLVTSQTRIPLVQNGTVDLECGSTTNNVERQQQVGFSVGIFEVGTRLLTKVKDGQPAYKDFPDLAGKNVVTTAGTTSERILKAMNADKQMKMNVISAKDHGEAFNMLESGRAVAFMMDDALLAGEMAKARKPSDWVITGTPQSYEIYGCMVRKDDAAFKKAVDDAIVAYFKSGEVNKSYDKWFQQPIPPKGLNLQFPMSDELKKLIAEPTDKAADEKKS; encoded by the coding sequence ATGCGCATCGTTCGTCAATTGCTGGGCGCCGCCATTGCGGCCGCTGTGATCGCTTCGCCGGCCATGGCCGAAGAACTGACCGGCACCCTGAAGAAGATCAAGGACTCGGGCACCATCACCCTGGGCCACCGCGACTCCTCCATCCCGTTTTCCTACCTGGCCGGCAAGCCCGAGCCGGTGGGCTACTCACATGACATCCAGTTGGCTGTCGTCGAGGCCCTGAAGAAGCAGCTGGGCACGGACATCAAGGTCCGTTACAACCTCGTCACCTCGCAGACCCGCATCCCGCTGGTGCAGAACGGTACCGTCGACCTCGAGTGCGGCTCCACCACCAACAACGTCGAGCGCCAGCAGCAGGTTGGTTTCTCGGTCGGCATCTTCGAAGTCGGTACCCGCCTGCTGACCAAGGTCAAGGATGGTCAACCAGCCTACAAGGACTTCCCGGACCTGGCCGGCAAGAACGTGGTGACCACCGCCGGTACCACCTCCGAGCGCATCCTCAAGGCGATGAACGCCGACAAGCAGATGAAGATGAACGTGATTTCCGCCAAGGACCACGGCGAAGCCTTCAACATGCTCGAAAGCGGCCGCGCCGTGGCCTTCATGATGGACGACGCCCTGCTCGCCGGCGAAATGGCCAAGGCGCGCAAGCCGTCGGACTGGGTCATCACCGGCACCCCACAGTCGTACGAAATCTACGGCTGCATGGTGCGCAAGGATGACGCCGCCTTCAAGAAGGCCGTGGATGACGCCATCGTCGCTTACTTCAAGTCCGGCGAAGTCAACAAGAGCTACGACAAGTGGTTCCAGCAGCCGATCCCGCCAAAGGGCCTGAACCTGCAGTTCCCGATGAGCGACGAGCTGAAGAAACTGATCGCCGAACCGACCGACAAGGCCGCCGACGAGAAGAAGTCCTGA
- the glpK gene encoding glycerol kinase GlpK, with protein sequence MTDTQDKNYIIALDQGTTSSRAIIFDRDANVVGTSQREFAQHYPQAGWVEHDPMEIFATQSATMVEALAQAGISHAQVAALGITNQRETTVVWDKETGRPVYNAIVWQCRRSTEICAQLKRDGHEAYIREATGLVTDPYFSGTKLKWILDNVEGARERAERGELLFGTVDTWLIWKFSGGKVHVTDYTNASRTLMFNIHSLQWDERLLEILGIPRQMLPEVRPSSEVYGHTKSGIAIAGIAGDQQSALFGQMCVEPGQAKNTYGTGCFLLMNTGDQAVKSSHGLLTTIACGPRGEVAYALEGAVFNGGSTVQWLRDELKIVNDALDTEYFASKVKDSNGVYLVPAFTGLGAPYWDPYARGALFGLTRGVKVDHIIRAALESIAYQTRDVLDAMQHDCGQRLSELRVDGGAVANNFLMQFQADILGTCVERPKMRETTALGAAYLAGLACGFWSGLDELRDKAIIEREFSPQLDEVQKEKLYAGWKKAVERTRDWEDHEA encoded by the coding sequence ATGACAGACACCCAGGATAAGAACTACATCATCGCCCTGGACCAGGGCACCACCAGTTCAAGGGCGATCATTTTCGACCGTGACGCCAACGTGGTGGGCACCTCCCAGCGTGAGTTCGCCCAGCACTACCCGCAGGCAGGCTGGGTCGAGCACGACCCGATGGAAATCTTTGCCACGCAGAGCGCAACCATGGTCGAGGCGCTGGCCCAGGCAGGCATCAGCCATGCCCAGGTGGCTGCGCTGGGTATCACCAACCAGCGCGAAACCACCGTCGTGTGGGACAAGGAAACCGGCCGCCCGGTGTACAACGCAATCGTCTGGCAGTGCCGTCGCAGTACCGAGATCTGTGCCCAACTCAAGCGTGATGGCCATGAAGCGTACATCCGCGAAGCCACCGGCCTGGTCACCGACCCATATTTCTCCGGCACCAAGCTGAAGTGGATCCTCGACAACGTCGAAGGTGCCCGCGAACGCGCCGAGCGCGGCGAACTGCTGTTCGGCACGGTCGATACCTGGCTGATCTGGAAATTCTCCGGTGGCAAGGTACATGTCACTGACTACACCAACGCCTCGCGTACCCTGATGTTCAACATCCACAGCCTGCAATGGGATGAGCGGCTTCTGGAAATCCTCGGCATCCCGCGGCAGATGCTGCCCGAAGTGCGCCCCTCATCCGAGGTGTACGGCCACACAAAAAGCGGTATCGCCATCGCCGGCATCGCCGGCGACCAGCAATCGGCGCTGTTCGGCCAGATGTGCGTCGAGCCGGGCCAGGCCAAGAACACCTATGGCACCGGCTGCTTCCTGCTGATGAATACTGGCGACCAGGCGGTAAAGTCGTCCCATGGCCTGCTTACCACCATCGCCTGTGGTCCGCGCGGCGAAGTGGCCTACGCCCTGGAGGGCGCGGTGTTCAACGGCGGTTCCACCGTGCAATGGCTGCGTGACGAGCTGAAGATCGTCAACGATGCGCTGGATACCGAATACTTCGCCAGCAAGGTCAAGGACAGCAATGGCGTGTACCTGGTGCCGGCCTTCACCGGCCTGGGTGCACCGTACTGGGACCCGTATGCCCGCGGCGCGCTGTTCGGCCTGACCCGTGGCGTGAAGGTAGACCACATCATCCGCGCCGCGCTGGAATCGATCGCCTACCAGACCCGCGACGTGCTTGACGCCATGCAGCACGATTGCGGCCAGCGCCTTTCCGAGCTGCGCGTGGATGGCGGCGCAGTGGCGAACAATTTCCTCATGCAATTCCAGGCTGACATCTTGGGCACTTGCGTGGAACGCCCAAAAATGCGCGAAACCACTGCGTTGGGTGCGGCCTACCTGGCGGGCCTGGCTTGTGGGTTCTGGAGCGGCCTGGACGAGTTGCGCGACAAGGCCATCATCGAGCGCGAATTCAGCCCGCAGCTGGATGAGGTGCAGAAGGAGAAGCTGTACGCCGGCTGGAAGAAGGCGGTCGAGCGTACCCGTGACTGGGAAGATCACGAGGCCTGA
- a CDS encoding amino acid ABC transporter permease: MNYNWDWGVFFKSTGVGSETYLDWYVTGLGWTIAIAISAWIIALLLGSILGVMRTVPNRLVSGIATAYVELFRNVPLLVQLFIWYFLVPDLLPEGLQEWFKQDLNPTTSALISVVICLGLFTAARVCEQVRTGIQALPRGQEAAARAMGFSLPQIYTNVLLPQAYRIIIPPLTSEFLNVFKNSSVASLIGLMELLAQTKQTAEFSANLFEAFTLATLIYFTLNMGLMLLMRMVEKKVSVPGLISVGGK, from the coding sequence ATGAATTACAACTGGGACTGGGGCGTGTTCTTCAAGTCCACCGGCGTGGGCAGCGAGACCTATCTGGACTGGTACGTCACCGGTCTGGGCTGGACCATTGCCATTGCCATCTCTGCCTGGATCATCGCCTTGCTGCTGGGTTCGATCCTTGGCGTCATGCGTACCGTGCCGAACCGTCTGGTATCAGGCATCGCCACCGCCTATGTCGAGCTGTTCCGCAACGTGCCGCTGCTGGTGCAGCTGTTCATCTGGTACTTCCTGGTGCCAGACCTGCTGCCCGAAGGGCTGCAGGAATGGTTCAAGCAGGACCTCAACCCGACCACTTCGGCGTTGATCAGCGTGGTCATCTGCCTGGGCCTGTTCACCGCCGCGCGTGTCTGCGAGCAGGTGCGTACTGGTATCCAGGCGCTGCCCCGCGGCCAGGAAGCCGCTGCCCGCGCCATGGGCTTCAGCCTGCCGCAGATCTACACCAACGTGCTGCTGCCACAAGCCTACCGGATCATCATTCCGCCGCTGACCTCGGAATTCCTGAACGTGTTCAAGAACTCCTCGGTGGCATCCTTGATCGGCCTGATGGAGCTGCTGGCACAAACCAAGCAGACCGCCGAATTCTCGGCCAACCTGTTCGAGGCCTTCACCCTGGCCACGCTGATCTACTTCACCCTGAACATGGGCCTGATGCTGCTGATGCGCATGGTCGAGAAGAAAGTCTCGGTGCCCGGCCTGATTTCCGTAGGGGGCAAATAA
- the glpR gene encoding DNA-binding transcriptional repressor GlpR has protein sequence MNLPPRQQQILELVRERGYVSIEEMAQLFVVTPQTIRRDINQLAELNLLRRYHGGAAYDSSIENTAYAMRADQMRDEKQRIAEAVARQIPDHASLFINIGTTTESIARALLNHNHLKVITNNLHVAAILAAKDDFEVLVAGGTVRRDGGVVGQASVDFINQFKVDFALVGISGIDEDGSLLDFDYQEVRVSQAIIANARQVVLAADSSKFGRNAMVRLGSISLIDCLVTDQAPTPALTQLLNQYKIRLEVV, from the coding sequence ATGAATCTGCCCCCTCGCCAACAACAAATTCTCGAACTGGTACGCGAACGCGGTTACGTCAGTATCGAGGAAATGGCGCAGCTGTTCGTCGTCACTCCGCAGACTATCCGCCGTGATATCAACCAGCTTGCCGAACTCAACCTGCTCCGCCGTTACCACGGCGGCGCGGCCTATGATTCGAGCATCGAGAACACTGCCTACGCCATGCGCGCCGACCAGATGCGCGACGAAAAGCAACGCATCGCCGAGGCCGTGGCCCGGCAGATTCCCGACCATGCCTCATTGTTCATCAACATCGGCACCACCACCGAATCCATCGCCCGGGCGCTACTCAACCACAATCATCTGAAAGTCATCACCAACAACCTGCATGTTGCCGCCATCCTTGCCGCCAAGGATGATTTCGAAGTGCTGGTGGCCGGGGGCACGGTGCGTCGCGATGGCGGCGTGGTCGGCCAGGCCAGTGTCGACTTCATCAACCAGTTCAAGGTCGACTTTGCCCTGGTGGGCATCAGCGGCATCGACGAAGACGGCAGCCTGCTCGACTTCGACTATCAGGAGGTGCGGGTTTCCCAGGCCATCATCGCCAATGCCCGGCAAGTGGTTCTCGCCGCCGACTCCAGCAAGTTCGGGCGCAACGCCATGGTACGCCTGGGCTCGATCAGCCTGATCGATTGCCTGGTGACCGATCAGGCGCCTACCCCCGCCCTGACCCAGCTGCTCAACCAGTACAAGATCCGCCTCGAGGTGGTGTGA
- the glpD gene encoding glycerol-3-phosphate dehydrogenase, with amino-acid sequence MSQPVSSQPPLADCYDLAVIGGGINGVGIAADAAGRGLKVFLCEKDDLAQHTSSASSKLIHGGLRYLEHYEFRLVREALAEREVLLAKAPHIVKPMRFVLPHRPHLRPAWMIRAGLFLYDHLGKRKRLGASRSLRFGQGYPLKPAITRGFEYADCAVDDARLVVLNAMTAREHGAHIHTHTRCLRAERVDGLWQVHLQHADGSLQNIRARALVNAAGPWVASFIKDDLKLDAPYGIRLIQGSHIIVPRLYEGEHAYILQNEDQRIVFCIPYLERFTLIGTTDREYSGDPAQVAISEQETDYLLKVVNEHFNQPLGRGDIVHTYSGVRPLCNDESDNPSAVTRDYTLALSASEGQAPLLSVFGGKLTTYRKLAESAMAELKPYFPQMRGSWTASAPLPGGEGMTTARALAEEVLARYNWLPGDLAKRWATTYGSRVWRLLDGVQGPESLGAALGAGLFAREVDYLCREEWARDADDILWRRTKLGLFTTAAEQQALRDYLAQVPQRQAQIHAA; translated from the coding sequence GTGTCCCAGCCCGTTTCGTCCCAGCCCCCGCTCGCCGACTGCTATGACCTCGCCGTGATCGGCGGCGGCATCAATGGCGTTGGCATCGCTGCCGACGCCGCCGGGCGCGGCCTCAAGGTGTTCCTCTGTGAAAAGGACGACCTGGCCCAGCACACCTCCTCGGCCAGCAGCAAACTCATCCACGGCGGCCTGCGCTACCTGGAACACTATGAATTCCGTCTGGTGCGTGAAGCGCTGGCCGAGCGCGAAGTGCTGCTGGCCAAAGCCCCGCACATTGTCAAACCGATGCGTTTCGTGCTGCCACACCGTCCGCATCTGCGCCCGGCCTGGATGATCCGTGCCGGCCTGTTCCTGTATGACCACCTGGGCAAGCGCAAGCGTCTGGGGGCGTCACGCAGCCTGCGCTTCGGCCAGGGCTATCCGCTCAAGCCGGCAATCACCCGCGGCTTCGAATACGCTGACTGTGCCGTCGATGACGCCCGCCTGGTAGTGCTCAACGCCATGACCGCCCGCGAACACGGTGCGCATATCCACACCCACACCCGCTGCCTGCGCGCCGAACGCGTGGACGGCCTGTGGCAGGTGCACTTGCAGCATGCCGATGGCAGCCTGCAGAACATCCGCGCTCGTGCCCTGGTCAACGCCGCTGGCCCATGGGTTGCCAGCTTCATCAAGGACGATCTGAAGCTCGATGCGCCATACGGCATCCGCCTGATCCAGGGCAGCCACATCATCGTGCCGCGCCTGTACGAAGGCGAACACGCCTACATCCTGCAGAACGAAGACCAGCGGATCGTGTTCTGCATTCCGTATCTGGAACGTTTCACCCTGATCGGCACCACCGACCGTGAATACAGCGGCGACCCGGCCCAGGTGGCAATCAGCGAACAGGAAACCGACTACCTGCTGAAGGTGGTCAACGAGCACTTCAATCAGCCGCTCGGTCGCGGCGATATCGTGCACACCTATTCCGGCGTCCGCCCGCTGTGCAATGACGAATCGGACAACCCCTCGGCGGTTACCCGTGACTACACCCTGGCATTGTCCGCCAGCGAAGGCCAGGCACCGCTGCTGTCGGTGTTTGGCGGCAAGCTGACCACCTACCGCAAGCTGGCCGAGTCGGCCATGGCCGAACTCAAGCCATATTTCCCGCAGATGCGTGGCAGCTGGACGGCCAGCGCGCCACTGCCAGGTGGAGAAGGCATGACTACTGCTCGGGCACTGGCAGAGGAAGTGCTTGCACGTTACAACTGGCTGCCCGGTGATCTCGCCAAGCGCTGGGCAACGACTTATGGCAGTCGCGTCTGGCGCCTGCTCGATGGCGTGCAAGGGCCTGAGAGCCTGGGTGCTGCGCTTGGTGCAGGCCTGTTCGCCCGTGAGGTGGATTACCTGTGTCGCGAGGAATGGGCCCGGGATGCCGATGACATTCTCTGGCGCCGCACCAAGCTGGGCCTGTTCACCACTGCGGCCGAGCAACAGGCATTACGCGACTACCTGGCACAAGTACCGCAGCGCCAGGCACAGATTCACGCTGCCTGA
- a CDS encoding DUF6543 domain-containing protein, whose protein sequence is MPNPFSPSSVDHLIAERLPGWLGDASPEHLRGLHRALKAQQASVESMTNLLAALPKLDVLAQHRLQRALLERQGLQVNVRKAQVFTAQQVAMPSAAEKLYQPLVTFRSRQSLLAAALHNYQAEETRPSTLREAYLLDENGRRLALSFEDFARLCRDIDIGACYQAELAKVLRPRSGRGQPEGEARQAVERIFEDSLRTRLDCEAHEAVVRGRLDEAAFQALCPVLGLAEAGSASAAVTARQLYLLGKPVVGVLTLESPAGVIAWIPGDPEASLRTYRSWNDLYDSFARRLRRRSFRTFFARFIKAQDQQAFDSQVAALLANTNSAAAIELDGRNLPLAKNVFAQAATMQIDKLFADARYLAVPTGDLDLLLQHQRVLGMLSAGFDLLGIVGMFIPVLGELVMVISALALADEVYEGYKDWRLGDRQGALDHLFGVAQNLVLAGVMSGVAHVAARVPWVDGLMPVADAAGKLKLARASGLLHHEQSAAELMAGLQGNALTRLLESDAQSLLDITGIGIDQLRRLCVENGRPPARLLDIQERMAACRAYPTLSGSAFDHKLASLREAPSGDQGLLVKAFTGLSARGAQEIIDQSPSAQLETLQATGRVPLGMAERARWYLRDSRLDRACLGIRLAQAVNADTEQLVLGLVDRHMAWPATQRIELRSGGSEGPLLYQTDGAGSAEVRILVRHEQRYAWAGDQAALARGGDTLLESLFNGLDHRQKQAIGQPEPTVRHFRQWLLAAARDDRQQAARLLGLPVVGAGVRPLRRFADGRLGYPMSGRAESSQQAIRRGIHQIFPTLSEMQLDAYIEAVRARGENLWNHLQSLNRQLELLRASLAEWQARWRSPVDAIRRRRVADTLRRSWRRKLVDVNDDYELTIDGERVGSLPGLPPGVDFVHVRRLVLRNMGLEALDPDFLRRFPNILELDLSHNRLTQVPPGIESLIQLRRLNLANNSITIDSAANQRLAQLSLLNSVELSFNPAMRAPDLSGLLHVRNVHLRAAQLVDYQELLRGASWRALIDARHNRIEEIRRELHGLDLRLTRLDLHDNPLDESSQQQVDRLRGGASPGAPGSSQYKHEDADEAVRSRLCEAFDPMLRLRREATWDRLREEPGSSDLFRFIADFSAGEDFEENPGHYRKRIWRILDACEQNEVLREVLFREAAGPRTCEDRLLLTLGQLEIGILVEQGVAGLAPAAAERRLVRLGRQLFRLDMVDGIATRHAARLEAEGHLSVDEIEVRLFYRTRLAVALDLPLHVDEMHYAQFAHVSQRDLTSAELEVIQSETPAVVLESLAHRPFWQRYVRRRYTERFEALATPFHERLAAYEQQAQSHGEQTYIESAHALMKELEEEERKLTLELAREAWERMPS, encoded by the coding sequence ATGCCCAACCCGTTTTCGCCATCCTCCGTCGACCACCTGATCGCCGAGCGTTTGCCAGGCTGGCTTGGCGATGCCAGCCCGGAACACCTGCGCGGCCTGCACCGTGCGCTCAAGGCGCAGCAGGCGAGCGTTGAAAGCATGACGAACCTGTTGGCGGCTTTACCGAAGCTCGATGTGCTGGCACAGCACCGGCTGCAGCGAGCATTGCTCGAACGGCAGGGCCTGCAGGTCAACGTGCGCAAGGCGCAGGTGTTCACTGCGCAGCAGGTAGCGATGCCTTCGGCTGCCGAGAAGCTCTACCAGCCACTGGTCACGTTCAGGTCCCGCCAGAGCCTGCTGGCGGCTGCACTGCACAACTACCAGGCGGAGGAAACCCGTCCGTCGACCCTGCGAGAGGCGTACCTGCTGGATGAAAATGGCAGGCGGCTGGCGCTGTCTTTCGAAGACTTCGCCAGACTTTGTCGGGACATTGATATCGGCGCGTGCTACCAGGCGGAGCTGGCCAAGGTCCTGCGGCCCAGGAGTGGCCGCGGGCAGCCCGAGGGGGAGGCGCGACAGGCCGTGGAACGTATCTTCGAAGACAGTTTGCGCACGCGGCTGGATTGCGAGGCGCATGAGGCAGTCGTGCGCGGCCGGCTGGACGAGGCTGCCTTCCAGGCGCTGTGCCCGGTGCTCGGGCTGGCCGAGGCAGGTAGCGCATCGGCCGCTGTCACCGCCCGTCAGCTGTACCTGCTGGGCAAGCCGGTGGTAGGTGTGCTGACCCTGGAGTCGCCTGCAGGCGTGATCGCCTGGATCCCTGGCGACCCTGAAGCCAGCCTGCGCACATACCGCTCCTGGAACGACCTCTACGACAGCTTCGCCAGGCGTTTGCGAAGGCGCTCGTTCCGTACCTTTTTCGCACGCTTCATCAAGGCGCAGGATCAGCAGGCCTTCGATAGCCAGGTTGCCGCACTGCTGGCGAATACCAACAGCGCTGCTGCGATCGAACTCGACGGGCGCAACTTGCCGCTTGCAAAAAACGTATTCGCCCAGGCTGCCACGATGCAGATCGACAAGTTGTTTGCCGATGCCCGCTACCTGGCGGTGCCCACCGGGGATCTGGACCTGCTGCTGCAGCACCAGCGCGTTCTTGGCATGCTCTCGGCAGGCTTCGATCTGCTTGGCATCGTCGGCATGTTCATCCCGGTACTGGGTGAGCTGGTCATGGTCATCAGCGCCCTGGCGCTGGCGGACGAAGTCTATGAAGGTTACAAGGACTGGCGCCTGGGCGATCGCCAGGGCGCCCTCGACCACCTGTTCGGCGTAGCGCAGAACCTGGTGCTGGCTGGCGTCATGAGCGGTGTCGCGCACGTCGCGGCACGCGTGCCATGGGTGGATGGGTTGATGCCTGTAGCCGATGCCGCCGGGAAACTGAAGCTGGCGCGCGCAAGCGGGCTTCTTCACCACGAGCAAAGCGCGGCGGAACTCATGGCCGGCCTGCAGGGCAATGCCCTGACGAGGCTGCTCGAAAGCGATGCGCAGTCTCTGCTGGATATCACCGGTATCGGCATCGACCAGCTTCGCCGCCTGTGCGTCGAGAATGGCCGCCCACCGGCCAGGCTGTTGGATATTCAAGAGCGCATGGCAGCTTGCAGGGCCTATCCGACCTTGTCGGGCAGCGCCTTCGATCACAAGCTGGCGAGCCTGCGCGAGGCCCCCAGCGGTGACCAGGGACTGCTGGTCAAGGCCTTCACCGGGCTCTCGGCCCGCGGGGCGCAGGAGATCATCGACCAGTCCCCGTCAGCGCAACTGGAAACCTTGCAGGCCACCGGACGGGTACCCCTGGGGATGGCGGAGCGGGCGCGCTGGTACCTGCGCGACAGCCGGCTGGATCGAGCCTGCCTGGGCATTCGCCTGGCGCAAGCGGTCAACGCCGATACCGAACAGCTGGTCCTGGGGCTGGTGGACAGGCACATGGCCTGGCCGGCCACGCAACGCATTGAATTGCGCTCGGGCGGCAGCGAGGGGCCTTTGCTGTACCAGACCGATGGTGCAGGTTCCGCAGAGGTGCGCATTCTCGTCAGGCATGAACAGCGTTATGCCTGGGCAGGCGACCAGGCGGCGCTCGCACGAGGTGGCGATACCCTGCTGGAAAGCCTGTTCAATGGCCTTGACCACCGGCAGAAACAGGCCATCGGGCAACCGGAGCCAACCGTCAGGCATTTCCGGCAGTGGTTGCTGGCAGCTGCCCGGGATGATCGCCAGCAGGCCGCCCGGTTGCTCGGCCTGCCAGTTGTCGGCGCCGGTGTGCGGCCTCTGCGGCGTTTTGCTGACGGGCGTCTCGGTTACCCCATGAGCGGGCGTGCCGAGAGCAGCCAGCAAGCGATCCGAAGGGGGATTCACCAGATCTTTCCCACACTCAGCGAAATGCAGCTGGATGCGTACATCGAGGCCGTGAGGGCGCGTGGCGAGAACCTCTGGAACCACCTGCAAAGCCTGAACCGGCAACTGGAACTGCTGCGCGCAAGCCTGGCCGAATGGCAGGCCCGGTGGCGGTCGCCGGTCGATGCCATTCGCAGGCGCCGGGTGGCGGACACGCTGCGGCGCAGTTGGCGCCGCAAACTGGTGGATGTGAACGATGACTACGAACTGACCATCGATGGCGAGCGGGTCGGCTCCCTGCCTGGCTTACCGCCAGGCGTGGACTTTGTTCATGTCAGGCGTCTGGTGCTGCGGAACATGGGCCTCGAGGCACTGGACCCGGACTTTCTGCGGCGCTTCCCCAATATCCTGGAGCTGGACCTGAGCCATAATCGTCTGACGCAGGTGCCGCCAGGTATCGAATCGCTGATCCAATTGCGGCGCCTGAACCTGGCCAATAACAGCATAACGATCGACTCGGCTGCCAATCAGCGCCTGGCGCAGTTGTCGCTGCTCAACTCGGTGGAGCTGAGCTTCAATCCTGCGATGCGGGCGCCTGACTTGTCCGGGCTGCTTCATGTTCGCAATGTGCACCTGCGCGCCGCTCAGCTGGTGGACTATCAAGAGTTGCTGCGCGGAGCCTCCTGGCGCGCCTTGATCGATGCACGCCACAACCGTATCGAGGAAATCCGGCGCGAGCTGCACGGGCTCGATCTGCGCCTCACCCGCCTGGACCTGCACGACAACCCGCTGGATGAAAGCAGCCAGCAGCAGGTCGACCGGCTGCGGGGTGGCGCCAGCCCAGGGGCACCGGGCAGTTCACAATACAAGCACGAGGACGCGGACGAGGCCGTGCGCAGTCGCTTGTGCGAGGCCTTCGACCCGATGCTGCGGTTGAGGCGGGAAGCCACGTGGGACAGGCTTCGGGAAGAGCCTGGGTCGAGTGACCTTTTTCGTTTCATTGCCGACTTCAGTGCCGGCGAGGACTTCGAAGAAAATCCAGGCCACTACCGCAAGCGGATCTGGCGCATTCTCGATGCTTGCGAGCAGAACGAGGTGCTGCGCGAGGTGCTGTTCCGCGAAGCGGCCGGGCCTCGCACCTGCGAGGACCGCCTTTTGCTTACCCTCGGCCAGCTGGAAATCGGCATACTCGTCGAGCAGGGGGTGGCGGGACTGGCACCGGCAGCGGCGGAGCGCAGGCTCGTGCGCCTTGGCCGCCAGCTGTTCCGTCTGGACATGGTCGATGGCATTGCCACCCGTCACGCCGCCAGGCTTGAGGCCGAGGGCCACTTGTCGGTGGATGAGATCGAAGTGCGACTGTTCTACCGGACCCGACTGGCGGTGGCGCTGGACCTGCCGCTGCATGTCGACGAGATGCACTACGCGCAATTTGCACATGTCAGCCAGCGTGATCTGACGTCCGCCGAACTGGAGGTCATTCAATCGGAAACACCGGCTGTGGTGCTCGAGTCCCTCGCCCATCGGCCGTTCTGGCAGCGCTACGTGAGGCGCCGCTACACGGAGCGTTTCGAAGCGTTGGCGACGCCCTTCCACGAACGCCTGGCGGCTTACGAGCAGCAGGCGCAGAGCCATGGCGAGCAAACCTATATCGAGAGCGCGCATGCCCTGATGAAGGAATTGGAAGAGGAAGAGCGCAAGCTGACCCTGGAGCTGGCCAGGGAGGCCTGGGAACGCATGCCGTCATGA